Proteins encoded within one genomic window of Paramisgurnus dabryanus chromosome 11, PD_genome_1.1, whole genome shotgun sequence:
- the mkrn4 gene encoding makorin, ring finger protein, 4 isoform X2: MERDAQSSKVSGDNSAVCRQFINGFCRYGQSCYYLHEYPALPSFQVQCRYFQKGGCWFGDRCRYLHGPPTDAGPSGSSRRGSAPAVFPSALAGRAFADRRGSEPSLLPAQGAYSMNRRGSEPLVTSMSMLQQNFERLTTGIAEEEEIVEETPSQQQEALRRLQSRATDANPSHSYSSARSVPNATPAEVSGLPERPDQGGAAVSAGQQHSETTDQSKDVPCGICMDKISEKTSAQERRYGILPNCNHAFCISCIVTWRKTKDFQEDVIKGCPQCRVKSSFYIPSKHWVCGGEEKASLIASFKERSSKLKCTFFMRHGCCPFKTDCIYSHDVPTSHTFRRRRSTPRNTAEMLEDLDIDGIQLWSYIFALTLLDEDDDDLLDFFDD, translated from the exons ATGGAGAGGGACGCGCAATCTTCCAAAGTCTCAGGAGACAACAGTGCAGTTTGCAG GCAATTCATCAACGGATTTTGCCGTTATGgtcaaagctgttactatctgCATGAGTATCCTGCACTACCATCGTTTCAGGTTCAATGCCGGTACTTTCAAAAAGGTGGATGTTGGTTTGGTGATCGTTGCAG GTACCTCCATGGTCCCCCAACAGATGCAGGGCCTTCAGGGAGCAGCAGACGAGGTTCGGCACCCGCGGTGTTCCCTTCTGCTCTGGCTGGTCGGGCTTTTGCTGACCGCCGGGGATCCGAACCCTCTCTTCTACCAGCTCAGGGGGCATATAGTATGAATCGTAGAGGGTCCGAGCCCCTGGTTACCAGCATGAGCATGTTACAGCAGAATTTTGAACGACTAACCACAGGCATTGCAGAGGAGGAAGAGATTGTGGAAGAGACGCCTTCCCAGCAGCAGG AAGCGTTACGCCGGCTGCAAAGTAGGGCTACAGACGCCAATCCATCACACAGCTACAGCTCAGCAAGATCTGTGCCTAATGCAACACCTGCTGAG GTGAGCGGTTTGCCGGAGAGACCAGATCAAGGTGGTGCTGCCGTCTCCGCAGGGCAGCAACATTCTGAGACTACTGACCAAAGCAAAGATGTGCCCTGTGGAATCTGCATGGACAAGATTTCGGAGAAAACATCCGCTCAGGAGCGGCGCTACGGCATCCTTCCCAACTGTAATCATGCCTTCTGTATCAGCTGCATTGTTACCTGGCGAAAGACTAAAGACTTCCAGGAGGATGTCATCAA ggGCTGTCCACAGTGCAGAGTGAAATCCTCCTTTTACATTCCCAGCAAGCACTGGGTCTGTGGTGGGGAGGAAAAGGCGTCACTGATCGCCTCTTTCAAAGAAAGGAGCAG TAAGTTAAAGTGCACTTTCTTCATGCGTCATGGGTGCTGCCCCTTCAAAACTGATTGTATATACAGTCATGACGTGCCCACATCTCATACGTTCCGTCGCAGGCGCTCTACACCAAGG aacacTGCTGAGATGTTGGAGGATTTAGACATTGATGGCATCCAACTCTGGAGCTACATTTTCGCCTTGACTCTGTTGGATGAAGATGACGATGACCTCCTGGATTTTTTTGACGATTAA
- the mkrn4 gene encoding makorin, ring finger protein, 4 isoform X1: protein MDRYTIPFRRQRKGNFNGQREICRQFINGFCRYGQSCYYLHEYPALPSFQVQCRYFQKGGCWFGDRCRYLHGPPTDAGPSGSSRRGSAPAVFPSALAGRAFADRRGSEPSLLPAQGAYSMNRRGSEPLVTSMSMLQQNFERLTTGIAEEEEIVEETPSQQQEALRRLQSRATDANPSHSYSSARSVPNATPAEVSGLPERPDQGGAAVSAGQQHSETTDQSKDVPCGICMDKISEKTSAQERRYGILPNCNHAFCISCIVTWRKTKDFQEDVIKGCPQCRVKSSFYIPSKHWVCGGEEKASLIASFKERSSKLKCTFFMRHGCCPFKTDCIYSHDVPTSHTFRRRRSTPRNTAEMLEDLDIDGIQLWSYIFALTLLDEDDDDLLDFFDD, encoded by the exons ATGGATCGGTACACCATACCGTTCAGACGGCAGAGAAAAGGCAATTTTAATGGGCAAAGAGAGATCTGCAG GCAATTCATCAACGGATTTTGCCGTTATGgtcaaagctgttactatctgCATGAGTATCCTGCACTACCATCGTTTCAGGTTCAATGCCGGTACTTTCAAAAAGGTGGATGTTGGTTTGGTGATCGTTGCAG GTACCTCCATGGTCCCCCAACAGATGCAGGGCCTTCAGGGAGCAGCAGACGAGGTTCGGCACCCGCGGTGTTCCCTTCTGCTCTGGCTGGTCGGGCTTTTGCTGACCGCCGGGGATCCGAACCCTCTCTTCTACCAGCTCAGGGGGCATATAGTATGAATCGTAGAGGGTCCGAGCCCCTGGTTACCAGCATGAGCATGTTACAGCAGAATTTTGAACGACTAACCACAGGCATTGCAGAGGAGGAAGAGATTGTGGAAGAGACGCCTTCCCAGCAGCAGG AAGCGTTACGCCGGCTGCAAAGTAGGGCTACAGACGCCAATCCATCACACAGCTACAGCTCAGCAAGATCTGTGCCTAATGCAACACCTGCTGAG GTGAGCGGTTTGCCGGAGAGACCAGATCAAGGTGGTGCTGCCGTCTCCGCAGGGCAGCAACATTCTGAGACTACTGACCAAAGCAAAGATGTGCCCTGTGGAATCTGCATGGACAAGATTTCGGAGAAAACATCCGCTCAGGAGCGGCGCTACGGCATCCTTCCCAACTGTAATCATGCCTTCTGTATCAGCTGCATTGTTACCTGGCGAAAGACTAAAGACTTCCAGGAGGATGTCATCAA ggGCTGTCCACAGTGCAGAGTGAAATCCTCCTTTTACATTCCCAGCAAGCACTGGGTCTGTGGTGGGGAGGAAAAGGCGTCACTGATCGCCTCTTTCAAAGAAAGGAGCAG TAAGTTAAAGTGCACTTTCTTCATGCGTCATGGGTGCTGCCCCTTCAAAACTGATTGTATATACAGTCATGACGTGCCCACATCTCATACGTTCCGTCGCAGGCGCTCTACACCAAGG aacacTGCTGAGATGTTGGAGGATTTAGACATTGATGGCATCCAACTCTGGAGCTACATTTTCGCCTTGACTCTGTTGGATGAAGATGACGATGACCTCCTGGATTTTTTTGACGATTAA
- the fance gene encoding Fanconi anemia group E protein, with product MDPKSLLHRLDGRSRLLVHALHSGPNNAQTVYNKQRKSDPDFSLAPFLETLCQQEARVHEDALVSKPLVCLFSEVFKRNLLCFLHLIHTKLPKQSILHLLQCLSQDHSENQWSYVLIKQLYRDIEGTRKESLLTPTCTEKLKDLCERFRDDNMKGRWASCLQGIEKEQADDQAVLSQKKRKSDNIDLDEEDVHQSKRVRIDFCTAKEEEKLTEEQEESQMSTSHCVDHGAAPKPQTCLLGSTKVLSDHIKAAVPVIKELLDTESGVRDV from the exons ATGGATCCGAAATCTCTGTTGCACCGTCTTGATGGACGCTCGCGGTTGCTGGTTCACGCGCTGCATTCAGGGCCAAACAATGCGCAGACAGTTTATAATAAACAGCGCAAATCTGATCCAGATTTCTCTCTCGCACCTTTTTTAGAGACGTTATGCCAGCAGGAAGCTCGTGTGCATGAGGATGCTCTCGTTTC GAAACCGTTGGTGTGTCTGTTTTCTGAAGTCTTCAAGCGTAATCTCCTCTGCTTTCTGCATCTCATTCACACTAAATTACCAAAACAGAGTATCCTCCATCTTCTGCAATGTCTAAGCCAGGATCACAGTGAAAATCAGTGGTCATATGTCTTAATCAAACAGCTTTATAGAGATATTGAGGGCACTAGGAAAGAATCCCTTCTCACCCCAACATGCACAGAGAAGCTAAAGGATCTCTGTGAGAGATTTAGAGATgataatatgaagggtagatgGGCATCTTGCTTGCAGGGGATTGAAAAAGAGCAGGCTGATGATCAAGCAGTTCTGTCTCAGAAAAAACGAAAAAGTGACAACATTGATCTTGATGAGGAAGATGTTCATCAAAGTAAAAGGGTAAGGATTGATTTCTGTACAGCCaaagaagaagagaagttgACTGAGGAACAGGAGGAATCTCAAATGAGTACATCACACTGTGTGGACCATGGTGCTGCACCCAAACCGCAGACTTGTCTGTTAGGGTCCACAAAAGTCCTGTCAGACCACATAAAG GCCGCTGTTCCTGTGATTAAAGAATTGCTAGATACAGAGTCAGGGGTAAGAGATGTTTGA
- the rpl10a gene encoding large ribosomal subunit protein uL1, translated as MDIEALKKLNKNKKLVKKLAKKYDAFLASESLIKQIPRILGPGLNKAGKFPSLLTHNENLATKVDEVKSTIKFQMKKVLCLAVAVGHVKMTEEELVYNIHLSVNFLVSLLKKNWQNVRALYIKSTMGKPQRLY; from the exons ATGGACATCGAGGCTCTCAAAAAACTCAACAAGAACAAGAAACTGGTCAAGAAGCTGG CAAAGAAGTATGATGCTTTCCTTGCCTCAGAGTCCCTGATCAAGCAGATTCCTCGTATCCTGGGTCCTGGCCTTAACAAGGCAGGAAAATTTCCCTCTCTGCTCACCCACAATGAGAACTTGGCCACTAAGGTTGATGAGGTGAAATCCACCATCAAATTCCAGATGAAGAAG GTTCTGTGTCTGGCTGTTGCTGTTGGTCACGTCAAGATGACTGAGGAAGAGCTGGTCTACAACATCCACCTCTCTGTGAACTTCCTGGTGTCTCTGCTGAAGAAGAACTGGCAGAATGTCAGGGCTCTCTACATCAAGAGCACCATGGGAAAGCCACAGCGCCTCTATTAG
- the LOC135729369 gene encoding uncharacterized protein isoform X1: MYGQACVNQHTHNNRTENCDSDSDEGCRQYNQMALEKLSIMERLGPNRVDMTEEELEAAFSELSMAFRCDQYTLCQRLEAEEHARNKAESNIKLEVERGMEMLQTLRGMCVDTKRVSLLQQIELCFSIIGNTIGRISNTAEVLGAVHQEVKSSRAVELMVAHVQNMKRRHERNSAELEEMKKQMESSRERQACEQREETEAMEKDSHKVLIKYIACLRSHSQYQLRRRISVSIISKQSQRHKSLESQASILMTNEEGEEKESITNKQDQANASLLEDRRQGLYPKESPSQTADADTPEMSSSASAQTPPTQRNEMDTAHFKNRQRRKSVLECSSDWLKRSVHYLRNCDRCVMSLQRPLLQWLYRCRWIIVVVYLTVLCSLILILAIFVGFLQTPVLWM; the protein is encoded by the exons atgtatggtCAGGCTTGTGtgaatcaacacacacacaacaacagAACAGAAAACTGTGATAGTGACTCAGATGAAG GGTGTAGACAATATAACCAAATGGCTTTGGAGAAATTGTCTATTATGGAGAGACTGGGCCCAAACAG GGTTGACATGACGGAGGAAGAATTAGAG GCAGCTTTCTCTGAGCTGTCTATGGCCTTTCGCTGTGATCAGTACACCCTGTGCCAACGACTGGAAGCAGAGGAACATGCACGAAACAAGGCAGAAAGCAACATTAAACTTGAAGTGGAAAGAGGCATGGAAATGCTTCAG ACTCTCAGGGGAATGTGTGTAGACACCAAGCGGGTGAGTCTTCTTCAACAGATTGAGCTTTGTTTCAGCATTATTGGAAACACAATTGGACGAATTTCTAACACAGCGGAGGTTTTGGGCGCTGTGCATCAG GAGGTTAAATCGAGCCGTGCGGTTGAACTGATGGTGGCTCATGTGCAGAACATGAAACGTCGTCACGAGAGGAACAGCGCTGAGCTGGAGGAGATGAAAAAACAGATGGAAAGCAGCAGAGAGCGACAGGCCTGTGAACAGAGGG AGGAAACTGAAGCAATGGAAAAGGACTCACATAAGGTACTCATCAAATAC ATTGCCTGTCTTCGGTCTCACTCGCAGTATCAATTACGACGCAGAATCAGTGTATCTATCATCTCAAAGCAAAGCCAG agacACAAATCTTTGGAATCGCAAGCCTCAATTTTAATGACCAATGAGGAAGGtgaagaaaaagaatcaatcacaaacaaacaagaccAAGCAAATGCAAGTCTTCTAGAGGACAGAAG GCAAGGGCTATATCCAAAGGAAAGTCCCTCGCAAACTGCCGACGCTGATACTCCAGAGATGTCATCATCTGCTTCAGCTCAAACTCCTCCAACACAAAGGAATGAGATGGACACGGCTCACTTCAAAAATAG GCAGAGGAGGAAGTCGGTCTTGGAGTGTAGCTCTGATTGGCTGAAGAGATCTGTGCACTACCTTAGAAACTGTGATAGATGTGTTATGAGCTT ACAGCGCCCCCTGCTGCAGTGGCTGTATCGTTGTCGCTGGATAATCGTTGTCGTCTATTTAACTGTCCTTTGCTCATTAATCTTAATACTAGCAATTTTTGTTGGGTTTCTGCAAACGCCTGTCTTATGGATGTAA
- the LOC135729369 gene encoding uncharacterized protein isoform X3 — MYGQACVNQHTHNNRTENCDSDSDEGCRQYNQMALEKLSIMERLGPNRVDMTEEELEAAFSELSMAFRCDQYTLCQRLEAEEHARNKAESNIKLEVERGMEMLQTLRGMCVDTKRVSLLQQIELCFSIIGNTIGRISNTAEVLGAVHQEVKSSRAVELMVAHVQNMKRRHERNSAELEEMKKQMESSRERQACEQREETEAMEKDSHKVLIKYYQLRRRISVSIISKQSQRHKSLESQASILMTNEEGEEKESITNKQDQANASLLEDRRQGLYPKESPSQTADADTPEMSSSASAQTPPTQRNEMDTAHFKNRQRRKSVLECSSDWLKRSVHYLRNCDRCVMSLQRPLLQWLYRCRWIIVVVYLTVLCSLILILAIFVGFLQTPVLWM; from the exons atgtatggtCAGGCTTGTGtgaatcaacacacacacaacaacagAACAGAAAACTGTGATAGTGACTCAGATGAAG GGTGTAGACAATATAACCAAATGGCTTTGGAGAAATTGTCTATTATGGAGAGACTGGGCCCAAACAG GGTTGACATGACGGAGGAAGAATTAGAG GCAGCTTTCTCTGAGCTGTCTATGGCCTTTCGCTGTGATCAGTACACCCTGTGCCAACGACTGGAAGCAGAGGAACATGCACGAAACAAGGCAGAAAGCAACATTAAACTTGAAGTGGAAAGAGGCATGGAAATGCTTCAG ACTCTCAGGGGAATGTGTGTAGACACCAAGCGGGTGAGTCTTCTTCAACAGATTGAGCTTTGTTTCAGCATTATTGGAAACACAATTGGACGAATTTCTAACACAGCGGAGGTTTTGGGCGCTGTGCATCAG GAGGTTAAATCGAGCCGTGCGGTTGAACTGATGGTGGCTCATGTGCAGAACATGAAACGTCGTCACGAGAGGAACAGCGCTGAGCTGGAGGAGATGAAAAAACAGATGGAAAGCAGCAGAGAGCGACAGGCCTGTGAACAGAGGG AGGAAACTGAAGCAATGGAAAAGGACTCACATAAGGTACTCATCAAATAC TATCAATTACGACGCAGAATCAGTGTATCTATCATCTCAAAGCAAAGCCAG agacACAAATCTTTGGAATCGCAAGCCTCAATTTTAATGACCAATGAGGAAGGtgaagaaaaagaatcaatcacaaacaaacaagaccAAGCAAATGCAAGTCTTCTAGAGGACAGAAG GCAAGGGCTATATCCAAAGGAAAGTCCCTCGCAAACTGCCGACGCTGATACTCCAGAGATGTCATCATCTGCTTCAGCTCAAACTCCTCCAACACAAAGGAATGAGATGGACACGGCTCACTTCAAAAATAG GCAGAGGAGGAAGTCGGTCTTGGAGTGTAGCTCTGATTGGCTGAAGAGATCTGTGCACTACCTTAGAAACTGTGATAGATGTGTTATGAGCTT ACAGCGCCCCCTGCTGCAGTGGCTGTATCGTTGTCGCTGGATAATCGTTGTCGTCTATTTAACTGTCCTTTGCTCATTAATCTTAATACTAGCAATTTTTGTTGGGTTTCTGCAAACGCCTGTCTTATGGATGTAA
- the LOC135729369 gene encoding uncharacterized protein isoform X2, protein MYGQACVNQHTHNNRTENCDSDSDEGCRQYNQMALEKLSIMERLGPNRVDMTEEELEAAFSELSMAFRCDQYTLCQRLEAEEHARNKAESNIKLEVERGMEMLQTLRGMCVDTKRVSLLQQIELCFSIIGNTIGRISNTAEVLGAVHQEVKSSRAVELMVAHVQNMKRRHERNSAELEEMKKQMESSRERQACEQREETEAMEKDSHKIACLRSHSQYQLRRRISVSIISKQSQRHKSLESQASILMTNEEGEEKESITNKQDQANASLLEDRRQGLYPKESPSQTADADTPEMSSSASAQTPPTQRNEMDTAHFKNRQRRKSVLECSSDWLKRSVHYLRNCDRCVMSLQRPLLQWLYRCRWIIVVVYLTVLCSLILILAIFVGFLQTPVLWM, encoded by the exons atgtatggtCAGGCTTGTGtgaatcaacacacacacaacaacagAACAGAAAACTGTGATAGTGACTCAGATGAAG GGTGTAGACAATATAACCAAATGGCTTTGGAGAAATTGTCTATTATGGAGAGACTGGGCCCAAACAG GGTTGACATGACGGAGGAAGAATTAGAG GCAGCTTTCTCTGAGCTGTCTATGGCCTTTCGCTGTGATCAGTACACCCTGTGCCAACGACTGGAAGCAGAGGAACATGCACGAAACAAGGCAGAAAGCAACATTAAACTTGAAGTGGAAAGAGGCATGGAAATGCTTCAG ACTCTCAGGGGAATGTGTGTAGACACCAAGCGGGTGAGTCTTCTTCAACAGATTGAGCTTTGTTTCAGCATTATTGGAAACACAATTGGACGAATTTCTAACACAGCGGAGGTTTTGGGCGCTGTGCATCAG GAGGTTAAATCGAGCCGTGCGGTTGAACTGATGGTGGCTCATGTGCAGAACATGAAACGTCGTCACGAGAGGAACAGCGCTGAGCTGGAGGAGATGAAAAAACAGATGGAAAGCAGCAGAGAGCGACAGGCCTGTGAACAGAGGG AGGAAACTGAAGCAATGGAAAAGGACTCACATAAG ATTGCCTGTCTTCGGTCTCACTCGCAGTATCAATTACGACGCAGAATCAGTGTATCTATCATCTCAAAGCAAAGCCAG agacACAAATCTTTGGAATCGCAAGCCTCAATTTTAATGACCAATGAGGAAGGtgaagaaaaagaatcaatcacaaacaaacaagaccAAGCAAATGCAAGTCTTCTAGAGGACAGAAG GCAAGGGCTATATCCAAAGGAAAGTCCCTCGCAAACTGCCGACGCTGATACTCCAGAGATGTCATCATCTGCTTCAGCTCAAACTCCTCCAACACAAAGGAATGAGATGGACACGGCTCACTTCAAAAATAG GCAGAGGAGGAAGTCGGTCTTGGAGTGTAGCTCTGATTGGCTGAAGAGATCTGTGCACTACCTTAGAAACTGTGATAGATGTGTTATGAGCTT ACAGCGCCCCCTGCTGCAGTGGCTGTATCGTTGTCGCTGGATAATCGTTGTCGTCTATTTAACTGTCCTTTGCTCATTAATCTTAATACTAGCAATTTTTGTTGGGTTTCTGCAAACGCCTGTCTTATGGATGTAA
- the LOC135729369 gene encoding uncharacterized protein isoform X4 — MLHISWSIHICYFFYRVDMTEEELEAAFSELSMAFRCDQYTLCQRLEAEEHARNKAESNIKLEVERGMEMLQTLRGMCVDTKRVSLLQQIELCFSIIGNTIGRISNTAEVLGAVHQEVKSSRAVELMVAHVQNMKRRHERNSAELEEMKKQMESSRERQACEQREETEAMEKDSHKVLIKYIACLRSHSQYQLRRRISVSIISKQSQRHKSLESQASILMTNEEGEEKESITNKQDQANASLLEDRRQGLYPKESPSQTADADTPEMSSSASAQTPPTQRNEMDTAHFKNRQRRKSVLECSSDWLKRSVHYLRNCDRCVMSLQRPLLQWLYRCRWIIVVVYLTVLCSLILILAIFVGFLQTPVLWM, encoded by the exons ATGTTACATATATCCTGGTCCATACATATCTGTTATTTCTTTTATAGGGTTGACATGACGGAGGAAGAATTAGAG GCAGCTTTCTCTGAGCTGTCTATGGCCTTTCGCTGTGATCAGTACACCCTGTGCCAACGACTGGAAGCAGAGGAACATGCACGAAACAAGGCAGAAAGCAACATTAAACTTGAAGTGGAAAGAGGCATGGAAATGCTTCAG ACTCTCAGGGGAATGTGTGTAGACACCAAGCGGGTGAGTCTTCTTCAACAGATTGAGCTTTGTTTCAGCATTATTGGAAACACAATTGGACGAATTTCTAACACAGCGGAGGTTTTGGGCGCTGTGCATCAG GAGGTTAAATCGAGCCGTGCGGTTGAACTGATGGTGGCTCATGTGCAGAACATGAAACGTCGTCACGAGAGGAACAGCGCTGAGCTGGAGGAGATGAAAAAACAGATGGAAAGCAGCAGAGAGCGACAGGCCTGTGAACAGAGGG AGGAAACTGAAGCAATGGAAAAGGACTCACATAAGGTACTCATCAAATAC ATTGCCTGTCTTCGGTCTCACTCGCAGTATCAATTACGACGCAGAATCAGTGTATCTATCATCTCAAAGCAAAGCCAG agacACAAATCTTTGGAATCGCAAGCCTCAATTTTAATGACCAATGAGGAAGGtgaagaaaaagaatcaatcacaaacaaacaagaccAAGCAAATGCAAGTCTTCTAGAGGACAGAAG GCAAGGGCTATATCCAAAGGAAAGTCCCTCGCAAACTGCCGACGCTGATACTCCAGAGATGTCATCATCTGCTTCAGCTCAAACTCCTCCAACACAAAGGAATGAGATGGACACGGCTCACTTCAAAAATAG GCAGAGGAGGAAGTCGGTCTTGGAGTGTAGCTCTGATTGGCTGAAGAGATCTGTGCACTACCTTAGAAACTGTGATAGATGTGTTATGAGCTT ACAGCGCCCCCTGCTGCAGTGGCTGTATCGTTGTCGCTGGATAATCGTTGTCGTCTATTTAACTGTCCTTTGCTCATTAATCTTAATACTAGCAATTTTTGTTGGGTTTCTGCAAACGCCTGTCTTATGGATGTAA